A genomic stretch from Oncorhynchus gorbuscha isolate QuinsamMale2020 ecotype Even-year linkage group LG20, OgorEven_v1.0, whole genome shotgun sequence includes:
- the LOC124007050 gene encoding zinc finger protein 32-like, which produces MLPTHQTSALTTAGQMRGGSSRGHKQEEQDLRSKKSRGLVQVQVQSRLAGEGQGRGAPGVLAAVSRRPRMWVIWDISMWWSRRGHCAPGSYSLRHPKPTRPRTATGGPTQGGLAGQKVVLRSPGTVGRDSISPGRAGETAGPSTSPGDPDADRPHHCLECGKTFRLISSLKKHIRIHTGEKPYPCGVCGRRFRESGALKTHLRIHTGEKPYSCSECPKIFRHLDGLRKHQRTHTGDKPYVCAICGKRLSRLQHLKHHQRIHTGEKPCICPFCNRTFKEPAALRKHVRTHREESGNMEAGLGDEPDPEALDNINSLHPAAPSPQMRFDEWGAEGDDVDCV; this is translated from the exons ATGCTGCCAACACACCAAACATCTGCTCTGACCACAGCCGGGCAG ATGAGAGGAGGCAGCAGCAGGGGACACAAGCAGGAGGAACAAGATTTGAGATCAAAGAAGAGCAGGGGCCTGGTACAAGTTCAGGTCCAGAGCAGGCTTGCAGGAGAGGGCCAGGGCCGAGGAGCGCCGGGGGTGCTGGCGGCAGTGAGCAGACGGCCCAGAATGTGGGTGATCTGGGATATATCCATGTGGTGGAGCAGGAGGGGTCATTGCGCTCCTGGCAGCTACTCTCTTCGACACCCAAAACCAACGAGGCCACGTACTGCCACTGGTGGTCCGACTCAGGGTGGACTGGCAGGACAGAAAGTGGTGTTGAGGTCTCCTGGAACAGTGGGAAGGGACAGCATATCCCCAGGGAGGGCGGGAGAGACAGCAGGACCATCCACCTCTCCAGGAGATCCAGATGCAGATCGGCCCCACCACTGTCTAGAGTGTGGGAAGACCTTCCGCCTCATCTCCAGCCTGAAGAAGCACATCCGcatccacacaggagagaagccctaTCCGTGTGGGGTGTGTGGCCGCCGCTTCCGTGAGTCAGGGGCCCTGAAAACCCATCTTCGCATTCACACAGGCGAGAAGCCCTACTCCTGCTCTGAATGTCCTAAAATCTTCCGCCATTTAGACGGCCTGCGCAAGCACCAGCGCACCCACACGGGTGACAAGCCCTATGTGTGTGCCATCTGTGGCAAGCGTCTGAGCCGACTGCAGCACCTGAAGCACCACCAGCGCATCCATACTGGAGAGAAGCCCTGCATCTGCCCCTTCTGCAACCGCACCTTCAAGGAGCCAGCGGCGCTGCGCAAGCATGTCCGCACTCACCGTGAGGAGTCTGGCAACATGGAGGCAGGCCTGGGAGATGAGCCGGACCCAGAAGCCCTGGACAACATCAACAGCCTCCATCCTGCTGCCCCCTCCCCTCAGATGAGGTTTGATGAGTGGGGAGCTGAAGGGGACGATGTGGACTGTGTGTAG